A stretch of the Leopardus geoffroyi isolate Oge1 chromosome B2, O.geoffroyi_Oge1_pat1.0, whole genome shotgun sequence genome encodes the following:
- the COL11A2 gene encoding collagen alpha-2(XI) chain isoform X9 — protein sequence MERCSRCHRLLLLVPLVLGLSAVPAWAGVPSVDVLRALRFPSLPDGVRRARGICPADVAYRVSRPAQLSAPTRQLFPGGFPKDFSLLTAVRTRPGLQAPLLTLYSAQGVRQLGLELGRPFRFLYEDQTGRPRPPAQPVFRGLSLADGKWHRVAVAVKGQSVTLIVDCKKRVTRPLPRSARPLLDTHGVIIFGARILDEEVFEGDIQELVIVPGVQAAYESCEQKELECEGAWRERPQKQHSHRAQRSPKQQPPRLHRPQNQEPQRQPTESFFYDYETPYYDEMTTGTTPDYQRPPSPNRRALPSPRGHRTPPRKPTPPAKRSAARQAPPSPGRRPSRIGGSGQARGQPPPFRRPARRAAPPTARAPPRTRGSGYRQDPTPGGEEGTLEPSPLPPHEEPTGS from the exons ATGGAGCGGTGCAGCCGCTGTCATCGCCTCCTCCTGCTGGTACCGCTGGTGCTGGGGCTGAGCGCCGTCCCTGCCTGGGCAG GTGTACCCTCTGTGGATGTGCTCCGGGCCCTGAGGTTCCCCTCCCTTCCTGATGGTGTCCGGAGGGCGAGAGGCATCTGTCCAGCTGATGTGGCCTACCGAGTGTCCCGACCTGCCCAGCTCAGTGCACCCACCCGCCAGCTCTTCCCAG GAGGTTTTCCCAAAGATTTCTCATTGCTGACTGCTGTCCGGACCCGCCCTGGCCTCCAGGCTCCCCTCCTGACTCTCTATAGTGCCCAGGGTGTCCGACAGCTGGGCCTGGAGCTTGGCCGACCCTTCCGCTTCCTGTATGAGGACCAGACTGGAAGGCCTCGACCCCCCGCTCAGCCAGTCTTCCGAGGCCTCAGCCTAGCAGATGGCAA GTGGCACCGTGTGGCAGTGGCTGTGAAGGGCCAGTCTGTCACCCTCATAGTTGACTGCAAGAAGCGAGTCACCCGGCCTCTCCCCCGAAGTGCTCGTCCGCTGTTGGACACCCATGGAGTGATTATCTTTGGTGCCCGTATCCTGGATGAAGAAGTGTTTGAG GGTGACATCCAGGAGCTTGTCATTGTCCCAGGGGTGCAAGCTGCCTACGAATCCTGTGAACAGAAGGAGCTGGAGTGTGAGGGAGCTTGGAGGGAGAGACCTCAGAAACAACACTCTCACAGGGCCCAGAGATCTCCAAAGCAGCAGCCACCAAGACTTCATAGGCCACAAAATCAGGAACCCCAGCGACAG CCCACTGAGTCTTTCTTCTATGACTACGAGACCCCCTATTATGATGAGATGACTACAGGGACGACCCCTGATTATCAG AGGCCACCGAGCCCCAACCGCAGGGCGCTCCCTTCCCCCAGGGGGCATCGGACCCCTCCCAGAAAGCCTACCCCACCTGCCAAGAGGTCAGCAGCCCGGCAGGCGCCCCCCTCACCAGGCCGGAGGCCTTCTCGAATTGGAGGTTCTGGCCAAGCACGGGGCCAGCCTCCCCCCTTCCGACGCCCAGCTCGGCGGGCAGCTCCCCCCACTGCCCGGGCCCCCCCCAGGACCAGAGGAAGCGGTTACCGGCAG GATCCCACCCcaggtggagaggaaggaacCCTGGAACCAAGCCCTTTGCCACCCCATGAGGAG CCGACAGGTTCCTGA
- the COL11A2 gene encoding collagen alpha-2(XI) chain isoform X10 yields the protein MERCSRCHRLLLLVPLVLGLSAVPAWAGVPSVDVLRALRFPSLPDGVRRARGICPADVAYRVSRPAQLSAPTRQLFPGGFPKDFSLLTAVRTRPGLQAPLLTLYSAQGVRQLGLELGRPFRFLYEDQTGRPRPPAQPVFRGLSLADGKWHRVAVAVKGQSVTLIVDCKKRVTRPLPRSARPLLDTHGVIIFGARILDEEVFEGDIQELVIVPGVQAAYESCEQKELECEGAWRERPQKQHSHRAQRSPKQQPPRLHRPQNQEPQRQPTESFFYDYETPYYDEMTTGTTPDYQDPTPGGEEGTLEPSPLPPHEEPTGS from the exons ATGGAGCGGTGCAGCCGCTGTCATCGCCTCCTCCTGCTGGTACCGCTGGTGCTGGGGCTGAGCGCCGTCCCTGCCTGGGCAG GTGTACCCTCTGTGGATGTGCTCCGGGCCCTGAGGTTCCCCTCCCTTCCTGATGGTGTCCGGAGGGCGAGAGGCATCTGTCCAGCTGATGTGGCCTACCGAGTGTCCCGACCTGCCCAGCTCAGTGCACCCACCCGCCAGCTCTTCCCAG GAGGTTTTCCCAAAGATTTCTCATTGCTGACTGCTGTCCGGACCCGCCCTGGCCTCCAGGCTCCCCTCCTGACTCTCTATAGTGCCCAGGGTGTCCGACAGCTGGGCCTGGAGCTTGGCCGACCCTTCCGCTTCCTGTATGAGGACCAGACTGGAAGGCCTCGACCCCCCGCTCAGCCAGTCTTCCGAGGCCTCAGCCTAGCAGATGGCAA GTGGCACCGTGTGGCAGTGGCTGTGAAGGGCCAGTCTGTCACCCTCATAGTTGACTGCAAGAAGCGAGTCACCCGGCCTCTCCCCCGAAGTGCTCGTCCGCTGTTGGACACCCATGGAGTGATTATCTTTGGTGCCCGTATCCTGGATGAAGAAGTGTTTGAG GGTGACATCCAGGAGCTTGTCATTGTCCCAGGGGTGCAAGCTGCCTACGAATCCTGTGAACAGAAGGAGCTGGAGTGTGAGGGAGCTTGGAGGGAGAGACCTCAGAAACAACACTCTCACAGGGCCCAGAGATCTCCAAAGCAGCAGCCACCAAGACTTCATAGGCCACAAAATCAGGAACCCCAGCGACAG CCCACTGAGTCTTTCTTCTATGACTACGAGACCCCCTATTATGATGAGATGACTACAGGGACGACCCCTGATTATCAG GATCCCACCCcaggtggagaggaaggaacCCTGGAACCAAGCCCTTTGCCACCCCATGAGGAG CCGACAGGTTCCTGA